A stretch of Bos taurus isolate L1 Dominette 01449 registration number 42190680 breed Hereford chromosome 5, ARS-UCD2.0, whole genome shotgun sequence DNA encodes these proteins:
- the RECQL gene encoding ATP-dependent DNA helicase Q1, which produces MASISALSEELDSITSELHAVDIQIQELLERQQELIQKKNVLTKRIKLCLEDSDAGESSECDSSPASWNKEDFPWSGKVKDVLQNVFKLQKFRPLQLETINVTMSGKEVFLVMPTGGGKSLCYQLPALCSDGFTLVICPLISLMEDQLMVLKQLGISATMLNASSPKEHVKWVHAEMVNKNSKLKLIYVTPEKIAKSKMFMSRLEKAYEARRFTRIAVDEVHCCSQWGHDFRPDYKALGILKRQFPNASLIGLTATATSHVLKDAQKILCVEKCFTFTASFNRPNLYYEVRQKPSNTEDFIEDIVKLINGRYKGQSGIIYCFSQKDSEQVTISLQKLGIPAGAYHANMEPEDKTKVHRRWAANEIQVVVATVAFGMGIDKPDVRFVIHHSMSKSMENYYQESGRAGRDDMKADCILYYGFGDIFRISSMVVMENVGQQKLYEMVSYCQNINKCRRVLIAQHFDEVWSPEACNKMCDNCCKEISFERKNVTAYCRDLIKILKQAEDLNEKLTPLKLIDSWMGKGASKLRVAGLAPPTLPREDLEKIIAHFLIQQYLKEDYSFTAYATISYLKVGPKANLLNNEAHVITMRVKKPTQNCFRTESPQTCHSEGTNKKREEKTPRNFLKRSANMLQQPDCKNTGAKKRKIDNA; this is translated from the exons ATGGCATCCATTTCAG CTCTGAGTGAGGAACTAGATTCTATAACAAGTGAGCTACATGCAGTAGACATTCAAATCCAGGAACTTCTGGAAAGGCAGCAGGAGCTCATTCAGAAAAAAAACGTACTAACGAAGAGAATAAAGCTGTGTTTAGAGGATTCCGATGCTGGGGAGAGCAGTGAATGTGATTCTTCACCTGCCTCTTGGAATAAAGAAG ATTTTCCATGGTCTGGTAAAGTTAAAGATGTTCTACAAAATGTCTTTAAACTGCAGAAGTTCAGGCCACTTCAGCTAGAAACTATTAACGTCACAATGTCTGGAAAGGAGGTATTTCTCGTTATGCCTACAGGAGGGGGAAAGAGCTTATGTTACCAGTTACCAGCATTGTGTTCAGATG gttTTACCCTTGTGATTTGCCCACTAATCTCCCTTATGGAAGACCAGTTAATGGTTTTGAAACAATTAGGAATTTCAGCTACCATGTTAAATGCTTCTAGTCCTAAG GAGCATGTGAAATGGGTTCATGCTGAAATGGTAAATAAAAACTCCAAGCTAAAGCTAATTTATGTGACTCCAGAGAAaattgcaaaaagcaaaatgtttaTGTCAAGACTAGAAAAAGCCTATGAAGCAAGGAGATTTACCCGAATTGCTGTAGATGAAGTTCATTGCTGTAGTCAGTGGGGACACGATTTCAGACCTG actatAAGGCTCTTGGTATCTTGAAGCGGCAGTTCCCTAATGCGTCACTAATTGGACTGACCGCAACAGCGACCAGTCACGTTTTGAAGGATGCTCAGAAAATATTGTGCGttgaaaaatgttttactttcaCGGCTTCTTTTAATCGACCAAATCTCTATTATGAG GTTCGGCAGAAGCCCTCAAACACTGAAGATTTTATTGAGGACATTGTAAAGCTCATTAATGGAAGGTACAAGGGGCAATCAG GAATCATATATTGCTTTTCTCAGAAAGACTCTGAGCAAGTTACAATTAGTTTACAGAAACTGGGGATTCCTGCAGGTGCATACCATGCCAATATGGAACCAGAAGATAAGACCAAGGTTCATAGAAGATGGGCAGCGAATGAAATTCAG GTAGTTGTGGCAACAGTTGCATTTGGTATGGGAATTGATAAGCCAGATGTGAGGTTTGTTATTCATCATTCAATGAGTAAATCTATGGAAAATTATTACCAAGAGAGTGGCCGAGCAG GTCGAGATGACATGAAAGCAGACTGTATTTTGTATTATGGCTTTGGAGATATATTCAGGATAAGTTCAATGGTGGTGATGGAAAATGTGGGACAACAAAAGCTTTATGAGATGGTGTCCTACTGTCAAAACATAAACAA ATGTCGCCGTGTATTGATAGCTCAACATTTTGATGAAGTATGGAGTCCAGAAGCATGTAACAAAATGTGTGATAACTGCTGTAAAGAGATTT CATTTGAAAGAAAGAATGTAACTGCATACTGCAGGGATCTTATTAAGATCCTGAAACAGGCTGAGGACCTGAATGAAAAGCTCACGCCACTAAAACTGATCGACTCCTGGATGGGAAAGGGTGCCTCGAAATTGAGAGTAGCAGGCCTTGCTCCTCCCACACTTCCTCGTGAAGACCTGGAGAAAATCATTGCACACTTTCTCATACAGCAGTATCTCAA AGAAGACTACAGTTTTACAGCTTACGCTACCATTTCATATTTGAAAGTAGGACCTAAAGCTAACCTTCTGAACAACGAGGCACACGTTATTACCATGAGAGTAAAGAAGCCCACGCAGAACTGTTTCAGG ACTGAATCACCTCAAACCTGTCATTCTGAAGGAACTAataaaaagagggaagaaaaaactcCAAGGAATTTCCTGAAGAGGTCTGCAAACATGCTTCAGCAACCTGATTGTAAGAATACAGgggctaagaaaagaaaaattgataatGCATGA